In Mastomys coucha isolate ucsf_1 unplaced genomic scaffold, UCSF_Mcou_1 pScaffold20, whole genome shotgun sequence, one DNA window encodes the following:
- the Ephb6 gene encoding ephrin type-B receptor 6 isoform X2 codes for MATEDTAGPGSGVAGMVCSLWLLVLGSSVLALEEVLLDTTGETSEIGWLTYPPGGADEPDSPDSISAWHLKRWTKVDTIAADESFPASSSSSSWAVGPHRTGQRVGLQLNVKERSFGPLTQRGFYVAFQDTGACLALVAVKLFSYTCPSVLRAFASFPETQASGAGGASLVAAVGTCVAHAEPEEDGVGGQAGGSPPRLHCNGEGRWMVAVGGCRCQPGHQPARGDKLCQACPEGSYKALAGNVPCSPCPARSHSPDPAAPVCPCLQGFYRASSDPPEAPCTGPPSAPRELWFEVQGSALMLHWRLPQELGGRGDLLFNVVCKECGGHGEPSSGGMCRRCRDEVHFDPRQRGLTESRVLVGGLRAHVPYILEVQAVNGVSELSPDPPQAAAINVSTSHEVPSAVPVMHQVSRAANSITVSWPQPEQTNGNILDYQLRYYDQAEDESHSFTMTSETNTATVTRLSPGHIYGFQVRARTAAGHGPYGGKVYFQTLPQGELSSQLPEKLSLVIGSILGALAFLLLAAITVLAVIFQRKRRGTGYTEQLQQYSSPGLGVKYYIDPSTYDDPCQAIRELAREVDPTYIKIEEVIGAGSFGEVRRGRLQPRGRREQAVAIQALWAGGAESLKMTFLGRAALLGQFQHPNILRLEGVVTKSRPVMVLTELMELGPLDSFLRQREGQFSSLQLVAMQRGVAAAMQYLSSFAFVHRALSARSVLVNSHLVCKVARLGHSPQGSSSLLRWAAPEVITHGKYTTSSDVWSFGILMWEVMSYGERPYWDMNEQEVLNAIEQEFRLPPPPGCPPGLHLLMLDTWQKDRARRPHFDQLVAAFDKMIRKPDTLQAEGGPGDRPSQALLNPVALDFPCLDSPQAWLSAIGLECYQDNFSKFGLSTFSDVAQLSLEDLPGLGITLAGHQKKLLHNIQLLQQHLRQPGSVEV; via the exons ATGGCTACTGAAGACACAGctgggccagggagtggagtgGCGGGCATGGTGTGCAGTCTGTGGCTCCTGGTTCTAGGGTCCTCAGTTCTAGCTCTGGAAG AGGTGCTGCTGGATACCACAGGAGAGACCTCTGAGATTGGCTGGCTCACCTACCCACCAGGTGGG GCTGATGAACCAGACAGCCCTGACAGCATTTCAGCCTGGCACCTCAAACGCTGGACCAAAGTGGACACAATTGCAGCAGACGAGAGcttccctgcctcctcttcctcttcctcatgggCTGTGGGACCCCACAGGACTGGTCAGCGGGTGGGACTGCAGCTGAATGTCAAAGAGCGCAGCTTTGGTCCTCTCACTCAGCGTGGCTTCTATGTGGCCTTCCAGGACACAGGGGCCTGCCTGGCCCTTGTGGCAGTCAAGCTCTTCTCCTACACCTGTCCCTCCGTCCTGCGTGCCTTCGCCTCCTTTCCTGAGACACAGGCTAGTGGAGCTGGAGGGGCCTCCTTAGTGGCAGCTGTGGGCACCTGTGTAGCTCATGCAGAACCAGAGGAGGATGGCGTAGGAGGCCAGGCAGGGGGCAGCCCCCCAAGGTTACACTGTAATGGGGAAGGCAGGTGGATGGTAGCTGTGGGAGGCTGCCGCTGCCAGCCTGGACACCAGCCTGCTCGTGGAGACAAGCTCTGCCAAG CCTGCCCTGAGGGGTCTTATAAGGCCCTGGCTGGGAATGTCCCCTGCTCTCCATGTCCAGCCCGCAGCCACTCCCCTGACCCTGCAGCCCCAGTTTGCCCATGTCTCCAGGGCTTCTACAGGGCCAGTTCGGACCCACCAGAGGCTCCCTGCACTG GTCCTCCATCTGCTCCCCGGGAGCTATGGTTTGAGGTGCAAGGCTCAGCACTCATGCTGCACTGGCGCCTGCCTCAGGAGCTGGGTGGACGAGGGGACCTGCTCTTCAATGTTGTGTGCAAGGAGTGTGGAGGTCACGGAGAGCCCAGCAGTGGGGGGATGTGTCGCCGCTGCAGGGACGAGGTGCATTTTGACCCCCGCCAGAGGGGCCTGACCGAGAGTCGAGTGTTAGTTGGGGGGCTCCGAGCACACGTGCCATACATCTTGGAAGTACAGGCTGTCAATGGGGTGTCGGAGCTCAGCCCTGACCCTCCCCAGGCAGCAGCCATCAATGTCAGCACCAGCCACGAAG TCCCTTCTGCAGTCCCTGTGATGCACCAGGTGAGCCGGGCAGCCAACAGCATCACAGTGTCCTGGCCACAGCCTGAGCAGACAAATGGGAACATTCTCGACTACCAGCTGCGCTACTATGACCAG GCAGAAGATGAATCCCACTCCTTCACCATGACCAGTGAGACTAACACTGCCACTGTGACACGGTTGAGTCCTGGCCACATCTATGGCTTCCAGGTGCGGGCACGGACTGCAGCTGGCCATGGCCCCTATGGGGGCAAAGTCTATTTTCAGACACTGCCTCAAG GTGAGCTGTCCTCCCAGCTTCCAGAGAAGCTGTCCTTGGTGATTGGTTCCATCCTGGGGGCCTTGGCCTTCCTTCTACTGGCAGCCATCACTGTACTGGCTGTCATCTTCCAGCG GAAGCGTCGTGGGACCGGCTACACAGAACAACTGCAACAATACAGCAGCCCAG GACTTGGAGTGAAGTATTACATTGACCCTTCCACATATGACGACCCCTGCCAGGCCATCAGAGAGCTTGCTCGAGAGGTTGACCCTACATATATCAAGATCGAGGAAGTCATTGGGGCAG GTTCCTTTGGAGAAGTTCGCCGGGGCCGATTGCAACCCCGGGGAAGGAGGGAGCAAGCTGTGGCTATCCAGGCCTTGTGGGCAGGGGGTGCTGAGAGCCTGAAGATGACCTTTCTGGGTCGGGCAGCACTGCTAGGCCAGTTCCAGCACCCCAATATCCTGCGGCTGGAAGGCGTAGTCACTAAGAGTCGGCCTGTCATGGTGCTGACAGAACTCATGGAGCTTGGTCCTCTGGACAGCTTCCTTAGG CAGCGAGAGGGCCAGTTCAGCAGCCTGCAGCTGGTGGCCATGCAGCGGGGTGTGGCTGCTGCCATGCAGTACCTGTCCAGCTTCGCCTTTGTTCATCGAGCACTCTCGGCCCGAAGTGTGCTAGTGAATAGCCACCTGGTGTGTAAGGTGGCCCGTCTCGGCCACAGTCCTCAG GGTTCAAGTTCCTTGCTTCGCTGGGCAGCCCCAGAGGTTATTACGCATGGGAAGTATACAACATCCAGCGACGTCTGGAGCTTTGGGATACTCATGTGGGAAGTGATGAGCTACGGAGAACGGCCCTACTGGGACATGAATGAGCAGGAG GTACTAAACGCAATAGAGCAAGAGTTCCGGCTGCCCCCACCTCCAGGGTGCCCCCCTGGACTACATCTACTGATGCTAGACACTTGGCAGAAGGACCGAGCCCGTCGGCCTCATTTTGACCAGCTGGTAGCTGCATTTGACAAGATGATACGCAAGCCTGATACCCTCCAGGCTGAAGGGGGCCCCGGGGACAG GCCTTCCCAGGCTCTTCTGAACCCTGTGGCCTTGGACTTTCCTTGCCTGGACTCTCCCCAGGCCTGGCTTTCAGCCATTGGACTAGAGTGCTACCAGGACAACTTCTCCAAGTTTGGTCTTTCCACCTTCAGTGATGTGGCTCAGCTCAGCCTGGA AGACCTGCCAGGCCTAGGCATCACCCTAGCTGGCCACCAGAAGAAACTTCTGCACAACATCCAGCTTCTCCAGCAGCACCTGAGGCAGCCAGGCTCAGTGGAAGTGTAA
- the Trpv6 gene encoding transient receptor potential cation channel subfamily V member 6 isoform X2: MKTALHIAVINQNVNLVRALLARGASVSARATGSVFHYRPHNLIYYGEHPLSFAACVGSEEIVRLLIEHGADIRAQDSLGNTVLHILILQPNKTFACQMYNLLLSYDGGDHLKSLELVPNNQGLTPFKLAGVEGNIVMFQHLMQKRKHIQWTYGPLTSTLYDLTEIDSSGDDQSLLELIVTTKKREARQILDQTPVKELVSLKWKRYGRPYFCVLGAIYVLYIICFTMCCVYRPLKPRITNRTNPRDNTLLQQKLLQEAYVTSKDDLRLVGELVSIIGAVIILLVEIPDIFRLGVTRFFGQTILGGPFHIIIITYAFMVLVTMVMRLTNVDGEVVPMSFALVLGWCNVMYFARGFQMLGPFTIMIQKMIFGDLMRFCWLMAVVILGFASAFYIIFQTEDPDELGHFYDYPMALFSTFELFLTIIDGPANYDVDLPFMYSITYAAFAIIATLLMLNLLIAMMGDTHWRVAHERDELWRAQVVATTVMLERKLPRCLWPRSGICGREYGLGDRWFLRVEDRQDLNRQRIRRYAQAFQQQDGLYSEDLEKDSGEKLEIAHPFGAYLSFPTPSVSRSTSRSSTNWERLRQGALRKDLRGIINRGLEDGEGWEYQI, from the exons ATGAAG ACTGCACTGCACATTGCAGTAATAAACCAGAATGTGAACTTGGTTCGTGCTCTGCTTGCCAGAGGGGCCAGTGTCTCTGCCAGAGCTACAGGCTCTGTCTTCCACTACAGGCCTCACAACCTCATTTACTATG GAGAGCATCCATTGTCCTTTGCTGCCTGTGTGGGTAGTGAGGAGATTGTCAGACTGCTCATTGAGCATGGAGCTGACATCCGGGCCCAGGACTCCCTGG GAAATACAGTACTACACATACTCATCCTGCAGCCCAACAAAACCTTTGCCTGCCAAATGTACAACCTGCTACTGTCCTATGATGGGGGAGACCACCTGAAATCCCTGGAACTTGTGCCCAATAACCAGGGACTCACCCCTTTCAAGTTGGCTGGGGTGGAAGGCAACATTGTG ATGTTCCAACACCTGATGCAGAAGCGGAAACACATCCAGTGGACATATGGGCCATTGACCTCCACACTTTATGATCTCACTGAGATTGACTCCTCGGGAGATGATCAATCCCTATTGGAACTTATTGTTACTACTAAGAAGCGGGAG GCTCGCCAGATCCTGGACCAGACACCTGTGAAGGAACTGGTGAGCCTCAAGTGGAAGAGGTATGGGCGGCCCTACTTCTGTGTACTGGGTGCCATCTACGTGCTGTACATCATCTGCTTTACCATGTGTTGTGTCTACCGCCCACTCAAGCCCAGGATCACTAACCGCACCAACCCCCGGGACAACACCCTCCTGCAGCAGAAGCTCCTTCAG GAGGCCTATGTGACCTCAAAGGATGATCTCCGGTTGGTGGGGGAGCTGGTGAGCATCATTGGGGCTGTGATCATCCTGCTGGTGGAG ATTCCAGACATCTTCAGGTTGGGGGTCACTCGATTCTTTGGGCAGACCATTCTTGGGGGGCCATTCCATATCATCAT TATCACTTATGCCTTCATGGTGCTGGTGACCATGGTGATGCGACTCACCAATGTAGACGGAGAGGTGGTACCCATGTCCTTTGCTCTGGTGTTGGGCTGGTGCAATGTCATGTACTTTGCCAGAGGATTCCAGATGCTGGGTCCCTTCACCATCATGATCCAGAAG ATGATTTTTGGTGACTTGATGCGATTCTGCTGGCTGATGGCTGTAGTAATCCTGGGATTTGCTTCAG CCTTCTATATCATCTTCCAGACAGAAGATCCTGATGAGCTGGGCCACTTCTATGACTACCCCATGGCACTGTTCAGCACCTTTGAACTCTTCCTCACCATCATTGATGGCCCTGCCAACTATGACGTGGATCTGCCCTTCATGTACAGCATTACCTACGCTGCCTTTGCCATCATCGCCACACTGCTCATGCTCAACCTCCTCATTGCCATGATGGGTGACACTCACTGGAGAGTTGCCCATGAGCGCGATGAACTCTGGAGAGCACAG GTTGTGGCCACCACTGTGATGCTAGAGAGGAAGCTGCCTCGTTGCCTGTGGCCTCGATCTGGGATATGTGGGCGAGAGTACGGTCTTGGGGACCGCTGGTTCTTGAG GGTGGAAGATAGGCAAGATCTCAACAGGCAACGCATCCGCCGCTATGCACAGGCCTTCCAGCAACAAGATGGCCTCTACTCTGAGGACTTGGAAAAAGACTCAGGAGAAAAACTGGAGATAGCGCATCCCTTTGGTGCCTATCTGTCCTTTCCTACACCCTCAGTGTCTCGAAGTACCTCCCGAAGCAGCACCAACTGGGAAAGGCTTCGACAAGGGGCCCTGAGGAAGGACCTGCGAGGAATAATCAACCGGGGCCTGGAAGATGGGGAGGGCTGGGAGTACCAGATCTGA
- the Ephb6 gene encoding ephrin type-B receptor 6 isoform X1, whose amino-acid sequence MATEDTAGPGSGVAGMVCSLWLLVLGSSVLALEEVLLDTTGETSEIGWLTYPPGGWDEVSVLDDQRRLTRTFEACHVAGLPPGSGQDNWLQTHFVERRGAQRAHIRLHFSVRACSSLGVSGGTCRETFTLYYRQADEPDSPDSISAWHLKRWTKVDTIAADESFPASSSSSSWAVGPHRTGQRVGLQLNVKERSFGPLTQRGFYVAFQDTGACLALVAVKLFSYTCPSVLRAFASFPETQASGAGGASLVAAVGTCVAHAEPEEDGVGGQAGGSPPRLHCNGEGRWMVAVGGCRCQPGHQPARGDKLCQACPEGSYKALAGNVPCSPCPARSHSPDPAAPVCPCLQGFYRASSDPPEAPCTGPPSAPRELWFEVQGSALMLHWRLPQELGGRGDLLFNVVCKECGGHGEPSSGGMCRRCRDEVHFDPRQRGLTESRVLVGGLRAHVPYILEVQAVNGVSELSPDPPQAAAINVSTSHEVPSAVPVMHQVSRAANSITVSWPQPEQTNGNILDYQLRYYDQAEDESHSFTMTSETNTATVTRLSPGHIYGFQVRARTAAGHGPYGGKVYFQTLPQGELSSQLPEKLSLVIGSILGALAFLLLAAITVLAVIFQRKRRGTGYTEQLQQYSSPGLGVKYYIDPSTYDDPCQAIRELAREVDPTYIKIEEVIGAGSFGEVRRGRLQPRGRREQAVAIQALWAGGAESLKMTFLGRAALLGQFQHPNILRLEGVVTKSRPVMVLTELMELGPLDSFLRQREGQFSSLQLVAMQRGVAAAMQYLSSFAFVHRALSARSVLVNSHLVCKVARLGHSPQGSSSLLRWAAPEVITHGKYTTSSDVWSFGILMWEVMSYGERPYWDMNEQEVLNAIEQEFRLPPPPGCPPGLHLLMLDTWQKDRARRPHFDQLVAAFDKMIRKPDTLQAEGGPGDRPSQALLNPVALDFPCLDSPQAWLSAIGLECYQDNFSKFGLSTFSDVAQLSLEDLPGLGITLAGHQKKLLHNIQLLQQHLRQPGSVEV is encoded by the exons ATGGCTACTGAAGACACAGctgggccagggagtggagtgGCGGGCATGGTGTGCAGTCTGTGGCTCCTGGTTCTAGGGTCCTCAGTTCTAGCTCTGGAAG AGGTGCTGCTGGATACCACAGGAGAGACCTCTGAGATTGGCTGGCTCACCTACCCACCAGGTGGG TGGGATGAGGTGAGTGTTCTAGATGACCAGCGCCGTCTGACTCGGACCTTCGAAGCATGCCATGTTGCAGGGCTCCCTCCTGGTTCTGGCCAGGACAATTGGCTGCAGACACACTTTGTGGAGCGGCGAGGGGCCCAGAGGGCACACATCCGCCTTCACTTCTCTGTACGAGCCTGTTCCAGCCTGGGTGTGAGTGGGGGTACCTGCCGAGAGACCTTCACCCTTTACTACCGGCAGGCTGATGAACCAGACAGCCCTGACAGCATTTCAGCCTGGCACCTCAAACGCTGGACCAAAGTGGACACAATTGCAGCAGACGAGAGcttccctgcctcctcttcctcttcctcatgggCTGTGGGACCCCACAGGACTGGTCAGCGGGTGGGACTGCAGCTGAATGTCAAAGAGCGCAGCTTTGGTCCTCTCACTCAGCGTGGCTTCTATGTGGCCTTCCAGGACACAGGGGCCTGCCTGGCCCTTGTGGCAGTCAAGCTCTTCTCCTACACCTGTCCCTCCGTCCTGCGTGCCTTCGCCTCCTTTCCTGAGACACAGGCTAGTGGAGCTGGAGGGGCCTCCTTAGTGGCAGCTGTGGGCACCTGTGTAGCTCATGCAGAACCAGAGGAGGATGGCGTAGGAGGCCAGGCAGGGGGCAGCCCCCCAAGGTTACACTGTAATGGGGAAGGCAGGTGGATGGTAGCTGTGGGAGGCTGCCGCTGCCAGCCTGGACACCAGCCTGCTCGTGGAGACAAGCTCTGCCAAG CCTGCCCTGAGGGGTCTTATAAGGCCCTGGCTGGGAATGTCCCCTGCTCTCCATGTCCAGCCCGCAGCCACTCCCCTGACCCTGCAGCCCCAGTTTGCCCATGTCTCCAGGGCTTCTACAGGGCCAGTTCGGACCCACCAGAGGCTCCCTGCACTG GTCCTCCATCTGCTCCCCGGGAGCTATGGTTTGAGGTGCAAGGCTCAGCACTCATGCTGCACTGGCGCCTGCCTCAGGAGCTGGGTGGACGAGGGGACCTGCTCTTCAATGTTGTGTGCAAGGAGTGTGGAGGTCACGGAGAGCCCAGCAGTGGGGGGATGTGTCGCCGCTGCAGGGACGAGGTGCATTTTGACCCCCGCCAGAGGGGCCTGACCGAGAGTCGAGTGTTAGTTGGGGGGCTCCGAGCACACGTGCCATACATCTTGGAAGTACAGGCTGTCAATGGGGTGTCGGAGCTCAGCCCTGACCCTCCCCAGGCAGCAGCCATCAATGTCAGCACCAGCCACGAAG TCCCTTCTGCAGTCCCTGTGATGCACCAGGTGAGCCGGGCAGCCAACAGCATCACAGTGTCCTGGCCACAGCCTGAGCAGACAAATGGGAACATTCTCGACTACCAGCTGCGCTACTATGACCAG GCAGAAGATGAATCCCACTCCTTCACCATGACCAGTGAGACTAACACTGCCACTGTGACACGGTTGAGTCCTGGCCACATCTATGGCTTCCAGGTGCGGGCACGGACTGCAGCTGGCCATGGCCCCTATGGGGGCAAAGTCTATTTTCAGACACTGCCTCAAG GTGAGCTGTCCTCCCAGCTTCCAGAGAAGCTGTCCTTGGTGATTGGTTCCATCCTGGGGGCCTTGGCCTTCCTTCTACTGGCAGCCATCACTGTACTGGCTGTCATCTTCCAGCG GAAGCGTCGTGGGACCGGCTACACAGAACAACTGCAACAATACAGCAGCCCAG GACTTGGAGTGAAGTATTACATTGACCCTTCCACATATGACGACCCCTGCCAGGCCATCAGAGAGCTTGCTCGAGAGGTTGACCCTACATATATCAAGATCGAGGAAGTCATTGGGGCAG GTTCCTTTGGAGAAGTTCGCCGGGGCCGATTGCAACCCCGGGGAAGGAGGGAGCAAGCTGTGGCTATCCAGGCCTTGTGGGCAGGGGGTGCTGAGAGCCTGAAGATGACCTTTCTGGGTCGGGCAGCACTGCTAGGCCAGTTCCAGCACCCCAATATCCTGCGGCTGGAAGGCGTAGTCACTAAGAGTCGGCCTGTCATGGTGCTGACAGAACTCATGGAGCTTGGTCCTCTGGACAGCTTCCTTAGG CAGCGAGAGGGCCAGTTCAGCAGCCTGCAGCTGGTGGCCATGCAGCGGGGTGTGGCTGCTGCCATGCAGTACCTGTCCAGCTTCGCCTTTGTTCATCGAGCACTCTCGGCCCGAAGTGTGCTAGTGAATAGCCACCTGGTGTGTAAGGTGGCCCGTCTCGGCCACAGTCCTCAG GGTTCAAGTTCCTTGCTTCGCTGGGCAGCCCCAGAGGTTATTACGCATGGGAAGTATACAACATCCAGCGACGTCTGGAGCTTTGGGATACTCATGTGGGAAGTGATGAGCTACGGAGAACGGCCCTACTGGGACATGAATGAGCAGGAG GTACTAAACGCAATAGAGCAAGAGTTCCGGCTGCCCCCACCTCCAGGGTGCCCCCCTGGACTACATCTACTGATGCTAGACACTTGGCAGAAGGACCGAGCCCGTCGGCCTCATTTTGACCAGCTGGTAGCTGCATTTGACAAGATGATACGCAAGCCTGATACCCTCCAGGCTGAAGGGGGCCCCGGGGACAG GCCTTCCCAGGCTCTTCTGAACCCTGTGGCCTTGGACTTTCCTTGCCTGGACTCTCCCCAGGCCTGGCTTTCAGCCATTGGACTAGAGTGCTACCAGGACAACTTCTCCAAGTTTGGTCTTTCCACCTTCAGTGATGTGGCTCAGCTCAGCCTGGA AGACCTGCCAGGCCTAGGCATCACCCTAGCTGGCCACCAGAAGAAACTTCTGCACAACATCCAGCTTCTCCAGCAGCACCTGAGGCAGCCAGGCTCAGTGGAAGTGTAA
- the Trpv6 gene encoding transient receptor potential cation channel subfamily V member 6 isoform X1, with translation MGWSLPKEKGLILCLWNKFCRWFHRQESWAQSRDEQNLLQQKRIWESPLLLAAKENDVQALSKLLKFEGYEVHQRGAMGETALHIAALYDNLEAAMVLMEAAPELVFEPMTSELYEGQTALHIAVINQNVNLVRALLARGASVSARATGSVFHYRPHNLIYYGEHPLSFAACVGSEEIVRLLIEHGADIRAQDSLGNTVLHILILQPNKTFACQMYNLLLSYDGGDHLKSLELVPNNQGLTPFKLAGVEGNIVMFQHLMQKRKHIQWTYGPLTSTLYDLTEIDSSGDDQSLLELIVTTKKREARQILDQTPVKELVSLKWKRYGRPYFCVLGAIYVLYIICFTMCCVYRPLKPRITNRTNPRDNTLLQQKLLQEAYVTSKDDLRLVGELVSIIGAVIILLVEIPDIFRLGVTRFFGQTILGGPFHIIIITYAFMVLVTMVMRLTNVDGEVVPMSFALVLGWCNVMYFARGFQMLGPFTIMIQKMIFGDLMRFCWLMAVVILGFASAFYIIFQTEDPDELGHFYDYPMALFSTFELFLTIIDGPANYDVDLPFMYSITYAAFAIIATLLMLNLLIAMMGDTHWRVAHERDELWRAQVVATTVMLERKLPRCLWPRSGICGREYGLGDRWFLRVEDRQDLNRQRIRRYAQAFQQQDGLYSEDLEKDSGEKLEIAHPFGAYLSFPTPSVSRSTSRSSTNWERLRQGALRKDLRGIINRGLEDGEGWEYQI, from the exons ATGGGGTGGTCACTGCCCAAGGAGAAGGGGTTAATACTCTGCCTATGGAACAAGTTCTGCAGATGGTTCCACAGACAAGAGTCCTGGGCTCAGAGCCGAGACGAGCAGAACCTGCTACAGCAGAAGAG GATCTGGGAGTCACCTCTTCTTCTAGCTGCCAAAGAAAATGATGTCCAGGCTCTGAGCAAGCTGCTCAAGTTTGAAGGATATGAGGTGCACCAGAGAG GAGCCATGGGGGAAACTGCACTTCACATAGCAGCCCTCTATGATAACCTGGAGGCTGCAATGGTGCTAATGGAGGCTGCCCCAGAACTAGTCTTTGAGCCCATGACTTCGGAGCTATATGAAG GTCAGACTGCACTGCACATTGCAGTAATAAACCAGAATGTGAACTTGGTTCGTGCTCTGCTTGCCAGAGGGGCCAGTGTCTCTGCCAGAGCTACAGGCTCTGTCTTCCACTACAGGCCTCACAACCTCATTTACTATG GAGAGCATCCATTGTCCTTTGCTGCCTGTGTGGGTAGTGAGGAGATTGTCAGACTGCTCATTGAGCATGGAGCTGACATCCGGGCCCAGGACTCCCTGG GAAATACAGTACTACACATACTCATCCTGCAGCCCAACAAAACCTTTGCCTGCCAAATGTACAACCTGCTACTGTCCTATGATGGGGGAGACCACCTGAAATCCCTGGAACTTGTGCCCAATAACCAGGGACTCACCCCTTTCAAGTTGGCTGGGGTGGAAGGCAACATTGTG ATGTTCCAACACCTGATGCAGAAGCGGAAACACATCCAGTGGACATATGGGCCATTGACCTCCACACTTTATGATCTCACTGAGATTGACTCCTCGGGAGATGATCAATCCCTATTGGAACTTATTGTTACTACTAAGAAGCGGGAG GCTCGCCAGATCCTGGACCAGACACCTGTGAAGGAACTGGTGAGCCTCAAGTGGAAGAGGTATGGGCGGCCCTACTTCTGTGTACTGGGTGCCATCTACGTGCTGTACATCATCTGCTTTACCATGTGTTGTGTCTACCGCCCACTCAAGCCCAGGATCACTAACCGCACCAACCCCCGGGACAACACCCTCCTGCAGCAGAAGCTCCTTCAG GAGGCCTATGTGACCTCAAAGGATGATCTCCGGTTGGTGGGGGAGCTGGTGAGCATCATTGGGGCTGTGATCATCCTGCTGGTGGAG ATTCCAGACATCTTCAGGTTGGGGGTCACTCGATTCTTTGGGCAGACCATTCTTGGGGGGCCATTCCATATCATCAT TATCACTTATGCCTTCATGGTGCTGGTGACCATGGTGATGCGACTCACCAATGTAGACGGAGAGGTGGTACCCATGTCCTTTGCTCTGGTGTTGGGCTGGTGCAATGTCATGTACTTTGCCAGAGGATTCCAGATGCTGGGTCCCTTCACCATCATGATCCAGAAG ATGATTTTTGGTGACTTGATGCGATTCTGCTGGCTGATGGCTGTAGTAATCCTGGGATTTGCTTCAG CCTTCTATATCATCTTCCAGACAGAAGATCCTGATGAGCTGGGCCACTTCTATGACTACCCCATGGCACTGTTCAGCACCTTTGAACTCTTCCTCACCATCATTGATGGCCCTGCCAACTATGACGTGGATCTGCCCTTCATGTACAGCATTACCTACGCTGCCTTTGCCATCATCGCCACACTGCTCATGCTCAACCTCCTCATTGCCATGATGGGTGACACTCACTGGAGAGTTGCCCATGAGCGCGATGAACTCTGGAGAGCACAG GTTGTGGCCACCACTGTGATGCTAGAGAGGAAGCTGCCTCGTTGCCTGTGGCCTCGATCTGGGATATGTGGGCGAGAGTACGGTCTTGGGGACCGCTGGTTCTTGAG GGTGGAAGATAGGCAAGATCTCAACAGGCAACGCATCCGCCGCTATGCACAGGCCTTCCAGCAACAAGATGGCCTCTACTCTGAGGACTTGGAAAAAGACTCAGGAGAAAAACTGGAGATAGCGCATCCCTTTGGTGCCTATCTGTCCTTTCCTACACCCTCAGTGTCTCGAAGTACCTCCCGAAGCAGCACCAACTGGGAAAGGCTTCGACAAGGGGCCCTGAGGAAGGACCTGCGAGGAATAATCAACCGGGGCCTGGAAGATGGGGAGGGCTGGGAGTACCAGATCTGA